The genome window GTCGTCACACCCTCCCAGGTCGTCCCCGACAAGGGTCACCAGGAGATGCGCACCGCCGCACTCGACGTCATCCGCGAACTCGGCATCCAGGGCGGCTGTAACATCCAGTTCGCCTGGCACGACGACGGCACGCCCGGCGGCGAGTACCGTGTCGTCGAGGTCAACCCCCGCGTTTCCCGCTCGTCGGCGCTCGCCTCGAAGGCGACGGGCTACCCGATCGCTCGCGTGACCGCGAAAGTCGCCCTCGGAAAGCGTCTCCACGAGATCACAAACGAGATCACCGGCGAGACGACCGCCGCCTTCGAGCCCGCCATCGACTACGTCGTGACCAAGGTCCCCCGCTGGCCCAAGGACAAGTTCGAGGACGTCGACTTCGAGCTGACGACGGCGATGAAATCGACGGGTGAGGCGATGGCCATCGGCCGCACGTTCGAGGAGTCACTGCTGAAAGCGCTTCGATCCTCCGAGTACGACCCCGCCGTCGACTGGGCGGACGTAAGCGACGCCGAACTCGAGGAACAGTACCTCGAGCGTCCGTCGCCCGACCGCCCGTACGCGATGTTCGAGGCGTTCGAGCGTGGCTACACCGTCGACGAAGTCGTCGAGTTGACCGGCATCTTCGAGTGGTACACCGAACGCTACGCGAATATCGCGGCGTCCACCCGTGCGGCCCAAGCGGGCGACTTCACCGAGGCCGCCATCACCGGCCACACGAACGCCTCGATCGCCGCGACCGCCGGTGGCGAGACCGACGTCGATACCGTCGAGCAGGCGGTTCCTGGCCGGACGTACAAGCAAGTCGACACCTGCGCTGGGGAGTTCGCCGCCCAGACACCGTATTATTACTCCGCTCGCAGGAACGAGTTCGAGAAAGGACCGCTCGTCGGTGACGCCGCCGCGGGCGAACTCGAGGTCGACCGTGACGCAGAGAGCGTGATCGTCGTCGGCGGTGGCCCGATCCGTATCGGACAGGGCGTCGAGTTCGACTACTGTTCGGTTCACGCGGTCCAGGCGCTGCGCGAGATGGGGATCGACGCGCACGTGATCAACAACAACCCCGAGACCGTCTCGACGGACTACGACACCTCCGACGGGCTGTTCTTCGAGCCGATCACGGCCGAAGAGGTCGCCGACGTGGTCGAGGCGATCGACGCCGACGGCGTGATGGTCCAGTTCGGCGGCCAGACCTCCGTCAACATCGCCGAACCGCTGAAAGACGAGATCGACCGCCGCGGCCTCGAGTGTTCGGTCATGGGCACCGAGGTCGAAGCGATGGACCTAGCCGAGGATCGCGACCGATTCAACGCCCTCATGGACGAGCTGGGCATCGCCCAGCCAGAGGGTGGCACCGCCGTCTCGAAAGAAGAGGCCCTCGAGCTGGCCCACGACATCGGCTATCCGGTACTCGTCCGTCCCTCCTACGTCCTCGGCGGCCGCGCGATGGAAGTCGTCTACGACGATGCCGAACTCGAGCAGTACATCGAGGAGGCCGTCCGCGTCAGCCCCGACAAGCCGATTCTGGTCGACGACTTCCTCGAGGGGGCAGTCGAACTCGACGTCGACGCCGTCGCCGACGGCGAAGACGTCCTCATCGGCGGCATCATGGAACACGTCGAGAGTGCGGGCGTCCACTCCGGCGACTCCGCCTGTATGATCCCGCCGCGCTCGCTCGGCCGCGACGTCAACCGCCGCGTCCGCGAGGTCGCAGAGGAGATCGCCCACGCACTGGATACGGTGGGGCTGTTGAACGTCCAGCTCGCCGTCACCGGGATGGACGACCCCGAGGAAGACCCCGAAGTGTACGTCCTCGAGGCGAATCCACGTTCCTCGCGGACGGTACCGTTCATCTCGAAGGCGACGGGCGTCCCGATCGCCAAGATCGCCGCGAAAGTCATGACCGGTACCTCGCTCGCAGAACTCGACATCGAAGAGCAGGTACCCACCCAGACCTCGATCAAGGAAGTCGTTCTGCCCTTCGACCGCCTGCCGGGCTCGGACCCGCGTCTCGGCCCGGAGATGAAGTCGACCGGCGAAGTAATGGGCACCGCTGACACCTTCGGCAAAGCCTACGACAAAGCCCAGGACGCCGTCAACAAGCCGATCCCCGAAGACGGGACGGTCGTTATCGACCTCTCCGCCGACGAGTTCTCCGACCCCGACACCGAGGCCGGTGAGGAACTCGTCGCTGGCTTCACCGAGTACTACGACCTCTGTGAAGCCGTCGACCTCGCAGAGGCCGCCAAACGCGGTGAAGTCGATCTGATCGTCTCGCGAGATCGCAACCTGCTCGAGGTCGCCGTCGAAGAGGAGATCACGTACTTCTCGACGGAAGGGTCCGCGAAGGCCGCACTCGAGGCCCGCGAAGCGAAAGCCGAACCGATCGACGTCGAGGCCATCACCGACCGCCCACAGCGCAGCGAGTACTGGGGCCAGCCGAAAGACGAGTGACTACCACACGCGACTGAAGTCGTGGACCTTCTCCTCGAAGGTATCTGACGACTGATACACTCTGGTCGAACCTTTTCTACGCGCGACTGGAGCCGAATACTATTCTCCTTCTGTCGAGGGCAGTCACTGAAGAGGATTCATCGGACGGACACAGTGAACGCTCACAGTCACTTTAGCTGACAGTGTCAGAACCCGTGAAGGGGAACGGTAGGTTGCAGGGTGGTGTGTCACAACGTGGACCGAATGTCCCGTTCGGTCAGTTTAGTTCCCCCATCCGCGCACGGTATAGCCCAATCCCCAAGATCAGGCCATCTTTTCGTTTGAACGGTAGGATAAAAGCCGTTACGGCCAGCGTACCGACATCTAGAGCAGAAGTGGTCGATTACGACCTGTCAGCGCACTGGTCCTGTGGCGACACCGGATTCGATCGTCCCGGCCGGTATCTGTCACCCAGTATGAAAACACGCGGTCGTTTCAAGCGTGTGGCCGACGAATCCTACAGTGGTATGTCAGATACGGGCTCCATCACGTTCGTCCCCAGCGTCCACTTCTCCCCCGTCCACCGCCGCCGCGTCCGATCGACGATTCGGGAGGAAGACCCCGACGTCGTCGCCGTCGAACTCGACGAGTACCGGTACGATCGCCTCGAGCGCAACACTGATACCGACGCGCTGGATTTCGCCCGCGAACTGCCGCCCCCGATCGCGGTGACCTACCAGCTGTTGCGAGCCGTCCAGCGAACCGTCGTTCGGCTGTACGGACTCGACCCGCAGACGACCGACATGGAGGTCGCGATCGAGACGGCCGCCGAGCTCGATCGCGAGGTGGCGCTGATCGACGAACCGATCGCAGAGACCGTCGACGCGCTCGTCGACAGCGTCGGGATCGACACGTTCCCGAAGATGTTGTTGCGGACCCAGCAGCTGGGGCCGCAGGCACAGGCGCAAGCGCTCGAGATGACGACGCTCCCGTTCAGGGACGTCCGCCACGGCGACGACGTCCAGCCCGCGATCGATCAGCTTCGGTTGCTGGTACCCGAGGTGAGCGAGGTGCTCATCGACCGGCGGGACCGCGCCATGGCTGAGCGACTCCACGCGCTTCGAGCGGACGGCAACGACGTCGTCGTCGTCATCGGTGCCGGCCACCACAACGGCATCCGCGGTCACCTAGAGCGCCTGGAGGACCGAGACGACAGCACAGCAGTCGCGATTCCACGACGCCGTCCCCGGCGGTCGGTCACCCGAATCCCCATCGAGTAGCCCCGGTTCGAAGAAAAGCCCGTAACTCGAGGCGACGGTGTGTGTTGAACCCGGTGAGCGACAACTCCGACACCCTAAAGCGCCAGGGCTGGCTGGATCGGATATGGAGTATCACGAGGCGGCGGACTTCCTCTTCGGTCTGCGGCGATTTCGCCCGAAGCCGGGGACGGAGTCGACGGCACGATTGCTCGCCTCCCTCGAGGACCCGCACGATAGCATCGACTGCGTCCAGATCGCCGGCTCGAACGGGAAGGGAAGTACCGCTCGCATGCTCGAGCGCACGCTTCGGGAGGCCGGCTACTCGGTGGGGCTGTACACCTCGCCCCATCTCGAGGACCTTCGCGAGCGAGTTCGCGTCGACGGCCGGAAGATCCCGCGCTCGGCAGTCGCCGAGTACGTCGACACCGTTCGTGATCACGTCACGCAACGCGGTGCCGACGGCGACTCGCCGACGTTCTTCGAGACGATGACCGCCATGGCGCTGTGGTATTTCGGCCGCGAAGACGTCGACGTCGCCGTCCTCGAGGTCGGCATCGGCGGCCGATACGATGCGACGAGCGTCGTCGATCCGGTTGCGAGCGCGGTTACGAGCGTCACCCTAGAACACACGGGCATTATCGGCGACACCGAAGCCGAGATCGCCCGCGACAAAGCTCACGTCGCTCCCGACGACGCCCCGCTGGTGACGGCCGTCTCGGGTGACCCGCTCGAGGCGATTCGCGAGGTGGCTGGCGAGGTCGTCACGGTCGGCGACGGGACGGGCGACGGTCCGGCACCCGACGTGGCGGTCACCTACGGCGGGCTGGCGAATCACGCGGAGGCCGCCGTTTCGATCGACGCGGCGGAGTGGGGGGTCGACACCCACGTCCCGCTTCCGGGCGACCATCAGGCGACCAATGCAGGTATCGCGGCGGCCCTCGCCCGACAGGTCACAGCCGTCGACGAGGACGACCTCGCCCGCGGCCTCCGGGCGGCTCACTGGCCGGGCCGATTCGAGGTGATGGACACCGATCCGCTCGTCGTCCTCGACGGTGCCCACAATCCGGGGGCCTGCGAGACGCTCGCCGAAACGCTGTCGGCGTACGCCTACGACGACCTCCACGTCGTCTTCGGTGCGATGCACGACAAGGACCACCGGGAGATGGCCACCGCCCTCCCCGACCCGGAGACGGTCGTCGCGACCGAACCATCCCTCGAGCGCGCTGAAGCGCGCTCCGTCCTCGCGACGGTGTTCGAAGACGCGGGCGTCCCGACCGTCGAGTCCGTCGCATCCGTCCAGGACGCACTTTCTATCGCGCTCGAGTACGCTGGAGCCGACGACTGTGTGGTCGTCACCGGTTCGCTGTTCGCCGTCGCCGAGGCCCGCTCGCGGTGGACGCGCGCCGACGTGCCTAAACGAATCAGCAACCTCGAGGACGCCCGCGAGATACTGGCCGCGGCCAACGTCCCGGAACGCGGCGTCGGTCGATTCGACGGCGACGCCGTCCACCGCGTCGTGCGGACGAATCTGCGGGTGAGCCAGGCCGAGGATCTGAAAGACGAACTGCTCCGTCTCGGCGGCGAGTGTGCGATCGCCACCGACCGTAGCGGTGACGAACGGGTCGACGCAGTGCTCATGGGGACCCACTCCCAGTTCGACCGGCTCACGAAGACGCTCGCGGACTGCGCTTATGGCCTCGAGACGGTCGCCACCGAACTCCGACAGACGCTCGACCTCGACGACGCGTCCGAGGACACAACCAGCGACGTTGGACACGCCGGAGACCACGGTGTCGGAGCGGACGACGAGGGGACCGCAAGCGAGTACCCGTGGCACGCCCACACCGCCGTCATGGGTATCCTGAACGTCACGCCCGACTCGTTTCACGACGGGGGCGAGTACGACGCCGTCGAAGACGCCGTCGCCCGTGCCGAGGCGATGGTCGATGCCGGTGCTGACGTGATCGACGTCGGCGGCGAGTCGACGCGACCAGGGGCTGATCCGGTCCCGGTCCAGGCAGAGATCGACCGCGTCGTCCCCGTTATCGAACGGATTACCGACCTCGAGGCGGCGATCTCCGTCGACACACGCAAGGCCGCCGTTGCCGACGCCGCCCTCGAGGCCGGGGCCGATCTCGTCAACGACGTCTCCGGGCTCGAAGACCCCGAGATGCGATTCGTCGTCGCGGACCACGATGCGGGACTGGTCGTGATGCACAGCATCGACGCGCCCGTCGTCCCCGACCGCGAGGTCGACTACGACGACGTCGTCGAGGACGTTATCGACCAGCTCGCCGAGCGCGTCTTACTCGCCGAGAAAGCCGGCATCGACCGCGAGCGAATCGTCATCGATCCGGGGATCGGCTTCGGCAAATCTGCGGGCGAGAGCTTCGAACTCCTGGGTCGAATCGACGAGTTCGCGGCGCTCGACTGTCCCGTACTGGTCGGTCACTCACACAAGTCGATGTTCGCCCACGTCGGCCGCGATGCCGACGAGCGCCTCGAGGCGACCGTCGCGGCGAGTGCGATCGCCGCGGACCGCGGTGCCGACGTGATTCGAGTCCACGACGTCGCCGAGAACGTCGCTGCCGTTCGGACGGCACTCGCCGCCCGCGACCCCGACCGCTTCGAGTGGTAGTACCGTCTCGAGTCGATTGGGTGCCATCGAGGTTAGATCGAGTACCGCCGACGCTTTCGACGGTGTCATCGATCAGTTCGAGGCTGTTGTCGGCCCCGCGACGGACACTGGTCTCGACGAGGGGTTCGCAGTCTCCCTCAGTATAAAAGGGATCGCAGCCCTGTTGGACTGTCTTCGTCTTTCACATTGCCGGTCAGGCGTTCGATCCCGTCGTTTCACACGCCTCGCCGATGGCGAACGCAGCTCACCCAGGTGAGCGAGGACTGTTATCAGTAGGTGTGTGCGAGCGTACAGGAGTCGGTCGAAGTGGCGTCGACCGGTAGTCCTCGCAGGTTGTACGGTTCCGAACGTCGCTACTACTCGAGCGACTGTCGTTCCCGGGACCGTCGCCGATCGAACGAGGGTCGGGTCCGCGCCTGACGATCAGACGCGCCGATTCGCCGCCGGTCGAGGCGTCGATCGCAGCCAAACGAGAGAGCACAGCACACGATTCCGAGCGAGTCGTGTGCACATTCTACACACTACCGGTCGAAATTGACCGTCGCGAGTAGCGGAAGTTCTTACCGTGACCGACGACGGACTCGCGGCCGATGACGGATGGTCGGTCGATGCCCATCCCATCGGGTGACGGTCGCCCGCATTTCAGCTACCAGTCACACACTTCATCGGCTGACGGTCACCCGTTCGACGCGGTCGGCAACCGTTAAATGGCCGAAGGGCAGAAATCCGAACGAATGTCGAGAGTACCGTGGGAGCCGTACGTCGCCCGGCTGTGGGATCGCTGGACGGCGCTCGAGCGCGACTGGCGAAGCGTCGCGGTCGGGGCGATGATCGTCGGATCGATCGCGCTACTGGATCTTCAGGTTCCGTGGTGACGTGATGAGTGCCCGTCGACTGCTTCCGGGGATCGCCGTTCTCTGTCTCGGGGCCCTGCTGG of Natrarchaeobaculum sulfurireducens contains these proteins:
- the carB gene encoding carbamoyl-phosphate synthase large subunit, giving the protein MSTDQSQAQTGDGRTILLIGSGPIQIGQAAEFDYSGAQACRALQEEGAEVVLVNSNPATIMTDPEMADRVYIEPITTEAIAEIIREEQPDGVIAGLGGQTGLNVTAELAEEGVLEEHDVEIMGTPLDTIYATEDRDLFRQRMQKIGQPVPASTTISLDEDESVADLSEADLEERVQDAVDEVGGLPVIARTTYTLGGSGSGVVHEFDELLARVRKGLRLSRNNEVLITESIAGWVEYEYEVMRDADDSCIIICNMENIDPMGIHTGESTVVTPSQVVPDKGHQEMRTAALDVIRELGIQGGCNIQFAWHDDGTPGGEYRVVEVNPRVSRSSALASKATGYPIARVTAKVALGKRLHEITNEITGETTAAFEPAIDYVVTKVPRWPKDKFEDVDFELTTAMKSTGEAMAIGRTFEESLLKALRSSEYDPAVDWADVSDAELEEQYLERPSPDRPYAMFEAFERGYTVDEVVELTGIFEWYTERYANIAASTRAAQAGDFTEAAITGHTNASIAATAGGETDVDTVEQAVPGRTYKQVDTCAGEFAAQTPYYYSARRNEFEKGPLVGDAAAGELEVDRDAESVIVVGGGPIRIGQGVEFDYCSVHAVQALREMGIDAHVINNNPETVSTDYDTSDGLFFEPITAEEVADVVEAIDADGVMVQFGGQTSVNIAEPLKDEIDRRGLECSVMGTEVEAMDLAEDRDRFNALMDELGIAQPEGGTAVSKEEALELAHDIGYPVLVRPSYVLGGRAMEVVYDDAELEQYIEEAVRVSPDKPILVDDFLEGAVELDVDAVADGEDVLIGGIMEHVESAGVHSGDSACMIPPRSLGRDVNRRVREVAEEIAHALDTVGLLNVQLAVTGMDDPEEDPEVYVLEANPRSSRTVPFISKATGVPIAKIAAKVMTGTSLAELDIEEQVPTQTSIKEVVLPFDRLPGSDPRLGPEMKSTGEVMGTADTFGKAYDKAQDAVNKPIPEDGTVVIDLSADEFSDPDTEAGEELVAGFTEYYDLCEAVDLAEAAKRGEVDLIVSRDRNLLEVAVEEEITYFSTEGSAKAALEAREAKAEPIDVEAITDRPQRSEYWGQPKDE
- a CDS encoding TraB domain-containing protein; translated protein: MSDTGSITFVPSVHFSPVHRRRVRSTIREEDPDVVAVELDEYRYDRLERNTDTDALDFARELPPPIAVTYQLLRAVQRTVVRLYGLDPQTTDMEVAIETAAELDREVALIDEPIAETVDALVDSVGIDTFPKMLLRTQQLGPQAQAQALEMTTLPFRDVRHGDDVQPAIDQLRLLVPEVSEVLIDRRDRAMAERLHALRADGNDVVVVIGAGHHNGIRGHLERLEDRDDSTAVAIPRRRPRRSVTRIPIE
- the folP gene encoding dihydropteroate synthase codes for the protein MEYHEAADFLFGLRRFRPKPGTESTARLLASLEDPHDSIDCVQIAGSNGKGSTARMLERTLREAGYSVGLYTSPHLEDLRERVRVDGRKIPRSAVAEYVDTVRDHVTQRGADGDSPTFFETMTAMALWYFGREDVDVAVLEVGIGGRYDATSVVDPVASAVTSVTLEHTGIIGDTEAEIARDKAHVAPDDAPLVTAVSGDPLEAIREVAGEVVTVGDGTGDGPAPDVAVTYGGLANHAEAAVSIDAAEWGVDTHVPLPGDHQATNAGIAAALARQVTAVDEDDLARGLRAAHWPGRFEVMDTDPLVVLDGAHNPGACETLAETLSAYAYDDLHVVFGAMHDKDHREMATALPDPETVVATEPSLERAEARSVLATVFEDAGVPTVESVASVQDALSIALEYAGADDCVVVTGSLFAVAEARSRWTRADVPKRISNLEDAREILAAANVPERGVGRFDGDAVHRVVRTNLRVSQAEDLKDELLRLGGECAIATDRSGDERVDAVLMGTHSQFDRLTKTLADCAYGLETVATELRQTLDLDDASEDTTSDVGHAGDHGVGADDEGTASEYPWHAHTAVMGILNVTPDSFHDGGEYDAVEDAVARAEAMVDAGADVIDVGGESTRPGADPVPVQAEIDRVVPVIERITDLEAAISVDTRKAAVADAALEAGADLVNDVSGLEDPEMRFVVADHDAGLVVMHSIDAPVVPDREVDYDDVVEDVIDQLAERVLLAEKAGIDRERIVIDPGIGFGKSAGESFELLGRIDEFAALDCPVLVGHSHKSMFAHVGRDADERLEATVAASAIAADRGADVIRVHDVAENVAAVRTALAARDPDRFEW